Proteins from a single region of Palaemon carinicauda isolate YSFRI2023 chromosome 1, ASM3689809v2, whole genome shotgun sequence:
- the LOC137645121 gene encoding larval cuticle protein 65Ag1-like, which translates to MKLIIVACLAVVSLAAPRPDKPAPSYGAPAQRSFVSSAEVPAILRDDRQMSDDASSYNFAIETEDGIQREEFGSAIDSGSAEGAVAQSGKISFTLPDGQQFEMTFVADENGFQPQSSFLPVAPEFPHPIPQFVLDQIEKARREDEEAARSAPRSAPSNSYQAP; encoded by the exons ATGAAGCTG ATCATCGTTGCTTGCTTGGCCGTCGTGTCCTTGGCCGCCCCAAGGCCCGACAAACCCGCTCCTTCCTACGGCGCCCCCGCTCAGAGATCCTTCGTCAGCTCCGCCGAAGTGCCAGCTATCCTCCGCGATGACAGACAAATGTCTGACGATGCATCCAGCTACAACTTCGCCATTGAGACCGAAGACGGAATCCAACGCGAGGAATTCGGTTCTGCCATCGACAGCGGAAGCGCTGAAGGAGCCGTCGCTCAAAGCGGAAAGATCTC CTTCACCCTCCCCGACGGCCAACAGTTCGAGATGACCTTCGTCGCTGACGAAAATGGCTTCCAGCCCCAGTCTTCCTTCCTGCCAGTCGCACCCGAATTCCCCCACCCCATtccccagttcgtcctcgaccagatcgaaAAGGCAAGACGCGAGGATGAGGAAGCTGCCCGCTCTGCCCCACGCAGTGCCCCATCCAACAGTTACCAAGCCCCTTGA